The Spirosoma sp. SC4-14 DNA window TGCCTACGCCTGATGACTAATTGCTGATGACTCGCTGTTTTTTTGCTAGCTTTCGCGTAAAATCACCATCTGGTATGCTCATCGTCAACCTCAATCCTTTTCCGGAATTAACGACCGAACGGCTGCGACTTCGTCAGATACTGCTAGAGGATGAAAACGATTTTTTTGCGTTACGATCTAACCCGGAAATAATGCGGTTTATTCCTCGCCCTATTGCCCGCACCGTTGCCGATGCCGCTCAACTTATTCTGAATATCAATAATGGTATTCGCCAGAACGAGCACATCACCTGGGGAATTTCACAGAAATCAGACCCTAAAATTATTGGCACAATTGGCTATGTTCGGATGGCAAAACAGCACTACCGGGCCGAGGTAGGGTATCTGCTGAGCAATGATTATCGGGGGAAGGGGATTATGCAGGAAGCCTTACAGGCCGTAATCGATTATGGTTTTCAGGTTATGAAACTCCACTCGATCGAAGGCGTTATTGATCCGGCCAATACGACCTCTGCCCGGGTTCTCGAACGGGCTGG harbors:
- a CDS encoding GNAT family protein; translated protein: MLIVNLNPFPELTTERLRLRQILLEDENDFFALRSNPEIMRFIPRPIARTVADAAQLILNINNGIRQNEHITWGISQKSDPKIIGTIGYVRMAKQHYRAEVGYLLSNDYRGKGIMQEALQAVIDYGFQVMKLHSIEGVIDPANTTSARVLERAGFMKEAHFKENQFYNDCFHDTVHYSLLAP